From the genome of Negativicoccus succinicivorans, one region includes:
- a CDS encoding RNA methyltransferase yields the protein MAHFSIGLVHYPIYNKHGDIITTALTNYDIHDLARSATTYGVENYYIIHPNFAQRKLAEEIMEHWQTGFGSTYNPDRKDAFAHVKLRENLAQVREEIHRETGHPPQIITTDARTYPNTVTYRQVREWLQTTDNSYLLLFGTGYGMTKEAMQSFDYILEPIYGAGAYNHLSVRSAAAIMLDRLCGTEWWQA from the coding sequence ATGGCGCATTTTTCTATCGGACTTGTCCATTATCCTATTTATAATAAACACGGCGACATCATCACAACGGCGCTGACCAACTATGATATTCACGACTTGGCGCGGTCAGCGACGACTTACGGCGTGGAAAATTATTATATTATCCATCCGAACTTTGCCCAGCGCAAGCTGGCCGAGGAAATCATGGAGCATTGGCAGACCGGGTTCGGCAGTACCTATAATCCGGATCGCAAAGACGCCTTCGCCCATGTTAAGCTTCGTGAAAATCTCGCGCAAGTACGGGAAGAAATTCATCGCGAAACGGGGCATCCGCCGCAAATCATTACCACGGATGCGCGTACTTACCCCAATACCGTCACATACCGGCAGGTACGGGAATGGTTGCAAACCACCGACAACTCATACTTGCTGCTTTTCGGTACGGGGTACGGCATGACGAAAGAAGCCATGCAATCGTTCGATTATATTTTAGAGCCGATTTACGGCGCCGGCGCTTACAATCATTTGAGCGTACGGTCCGCGGCCGCCATCATGTTGGACCGCCTTTGCGGAACCGAATGGTGGCAAGCATAA
- the ffh gene encoding signal recognition particle protein → MAFEGLGEKLQQAFADLRGKGKLSERDIDAALREIRRALLEADVNFKVAKDFIANVRTKAMGEEVFGSLKPDQTVIKIVRDELTELLGGTSSKLMLSSNGVTVIMLVGLQGAGKTTTAGKLALMLKKKGRKPLLAACDVYRPAAIKQLQVLGEQIDIPVFRMDEKVDPVRIAKYALQTAKSYGQDVLILDTAGRLHIDEKLMAELQNIKAEVHPHEILLVLDSMTGQDAVTTAQAFDETLGIDGTILTKMDGDARGGAALSIKAVTGKPIKLIGVSEKLADGLEEFYPDRMAGRILDLGDLQSLLEKAQREFDEDEAKRMQEQMVAGQFTMDDFLNQLNQIRRLGSFQSILGMIPGMGKFKDQLKDVDLEGGEIKKIEAIIQSMTLKERQEPGILNGSRRKRIAQGSGTRVQDVNRFVKQFMEMRKMMKRMKRFNKNKNTKGGFNLPFMPK, encoded by the coding sequence ATGGCATTTGAAGGTTTAGGCGAAAAGCTGCAACAGGCATTTGCGGATTTGCGCGGCAAGGGAAAACTTTCCGAACGCGATATCGACGCGGCTCTGCGTGAGATACGACGTGCCCTCTTGGAAGCGGACGTCAATTTCAAAGTCGCTAAAGATTTTATCGCCAACGTTCGCACCAAAGCGATGGGTGAGGAAGTATTCGGCAGTTTGAAGCCGGATCAGACGGTGATCAAAATCGTTCGCGATGAATTGACCGAGCTTTTGGGCGGCACCAGCAGTAAGCTGATGTTGAGTTCCAACGGCGTGACGGTCATCATGCTTGTCGGCTTGCAAGGCGCCGGTAAGACGACGACCGCCGGTAAGCTCGCGCTCATGCTCAAGAAAAAAGGGCGCAAGCCGTTATTGGCCGCCTGTGACGTGTACCGTCCGGCCGCGATCAAACAGCTGCAGGTACTCGGTGAACAAATCGATATCCCGGTTTTCCGCATGGATGAGAAAGTCGATCCCGTACGGATTGCCAAGTACGCTTTGCAAACGGCGAAATCGTACGGTCAGGACGTATTGATTTTGGATACGGCGGGCCGCTTACATATTGATGAAAAATTGATGGCCGAGCTGCAAAATATTAAAGCGGAAGTACATCCGCACGAAATTTTGCTCGTGCTCGACTCCATGACTGGTCAAGACGCGGTCACGACGGCGCAGGCGTTCGATGAAACGCTCGGCATCGACGGCACCATTCTGACGAAGATGGACGGCGATGCGCGCGGCGGCGCGGCGTTGTCTATCAAGGCGGTCACCGGCAAACCGATCAAATTGATCGGCGTCAGCGAAAAACTCGCCGACGGTTTGGAAGAATTTTATCCGGATCGCATGGCGGGACGCATTTTGGACCTCGGCGATTTGCAGAGTCTGCTCGAAAAAGCGCAACGCGAATTCGATGAAGACGAAGCCAAACGCATGCAGGAACAAATGGTCGCCGGCCAGTTCACGATGGATGATTTCCTCAATCAGCTGAATCAGATTCGGCGTCTCGGCTCGTTCCAGAGTATTCTCGGCATGATCCCGGGCATGGGGAAATTCAAAGACCAACTGAAAGATGTGGATTTGGAAGGCGGCGAGATTAAAAAGATCGAAGCCATCATTCAGTCCATGACATTGAAAGAACGACAGGAACCGGGCATTTTGAACGGCAGCCGCCGTAAACGCATCGCGCAAGGCTCGGGAACGCGTGTGCAAGATGTCAATCGTTTCGTCAAGCAGTTCATGGAAATGCGCAAGATGATGAAGCGGATGAAGCGTTTCAATAAAAATAAGAATACAAAAGGCGGGTTCAACTTGCCTTTTATGCCTAAATAA
- a CDS encoding KH domain-containing protein, whose amino-acid sequence MQELVTVIAKALVRNPDAVRVDVVTKGDLEVYKLHVAPEDMGKVIGRQGRIAKALRTVVRAGAIKENKKVTVDIV is encoded by the coding sequence ATGCAAGAATTGGTCACGGTAATTGCCAAAGCGCTGGTCCGCAATCCCGACGCTGTGCGCGTTGACGTTGTCACCAAAGGAGATCTCGAAGTGTATAAATTGCACGTCGCTCCGGAAGATATGGGCAAAGTCATCGGTCGTCAGGGTCGGATTGCCAAGGCGCTGCGCACGGTAGTGCGCGCAGGTGCCATTAAGGAAAACAAAAAAGTTACAGTCGATATCGTCTAG
- a CDS encoding YebC/PmpR family DNA-binding transcriptional regulator — MSGHSKWSNIKHKKGKNDAIRAKITTKIGKEITVAARLGGADPTGNMRLKLALQKARENNVPKDNIQRAIQKGIGATDGGDYEEITYEGYGPSGVALVVEVMTDNRNRAAADVRHAFSKHGGNLGESGSVTWMFKRKGVFVLPGDAGDEEELMMMALDAGAEDFKNDEDDYEVLTTPENYDAVEKAFQDADIEMTISKITMVPDTTIALDGDDARKMQNLLDALDDLDDVKDVYSNAELPDDEEEE, encoded by the coding sequence ATGTCCGGACACTCTAAATGGTCCAACATTAAACATAAAAAAGGTAAAAACGACGCCATTCGCGCTAAAATTACGACGAAAATCGGTAAGGAAATTACCGTAGCCGCTCGCTTGGGCGGCGCCGATCCGACCGGTAACATGCGTTTGAAACTCGCCTTGCAGAAGGCGCGTGAAAACAACGTTCCGAAAGACAACATTCAGCGCGCCATCCAGAAAGGGATCGGCGCCACCGACGGCGGCGACTACGAAGAAATTACCTACGAAGGTTACGGCCCGTCCGGCGTCGCTCTTGTGGTCGAAGTCATGACCGATAATCGCAACCGCGCGGCGGCTGACGTACGCCATGCCTTCTCCAAGCACGGCGGCAACCTCGGTGAATCCGGCAGCGTCACCTGGATGTTTAAACGTAAAGGCGTGTTCGTTCTCCCGGGCGATGCCGGTGATGAGGAAGAACTCATGATGATGGCGCTTGACGCCGGCGCGGAAGACTTCAAAAATGATGAAGACGACTATGAAGTATTAACGACTCCGGAAAATTACGATGCCGTCGAAAAGGCATTTCAAGACGCCGATATTGAAATGACGATCAGCAAAATCACCATGGTGCCCGACACCACCATCGCCTTAGACGGCGATGACGCCCGCAAAATGCAAAATCTGCTGGACGCGTTGGATGATCTTGACGATGTCAAAGACGTTTACAGCAACGCGGAACTGCCCGACGACGAAGAGGAAGAATAA
- the ylxM gene encoding YlxM family DNA-binding protein, producing MELKKLVWHGELLATYGALLAERPRQCMELYYNDDYTLAEIADRLGVSRQAVHDNLQRALRDLEQYEAALKLVEDQKRRREVMARMEGDLPPAFLQKWQTEWKILSGKESTWHLKV from the coding sequence ATGGAACTCAAAAAACTCGTTTGGCATGGGGAATTACTTGCCACTTACGGCGCATTGCTCGCCGAACGTCCCCGTCAATGTATGGAATTATATTATAACGATGACTATACGCTGGCTGAGATTGCGGACCGTTTAGGCGTGTCGCGGCAGGCGGTGCATGATAATTTGCAGCGCGCGTTGCGCGATTTGGAGCAATACGAAGCGGCGCTGAAACTGGTCGAAGACCAAAAGCGGCGGCGCGAAGTCATGGCGCGCATGGAAGGTGATTTACCCCCGGCGTTTCTGCAAAAATGGCAGACGGAGTGGAAGATATTGAGCGGAAAGGAGAGCACATGGCATTTGAAGGTTTAG
- the rimM gene encoding ribosome maturation factor RimM (Essential for efficient processing of 16S rRNA) has protein sequence MSTDMLVVGRIVAAHGVRGEVRLKPDTDRPEMLTALPHLYLGGNRYQIQSARFHKQMLIVQFKGITDRNAADALIGLWAELPREELPPRAQGQFYIVDLVGMEVVTESGTVLGTLQDVLQPGANDVFVVRGECEEILVPALKRVVSDIDLDAKRLTVTDEFWANYHEN, from the coding sequence ATGTCTACGGATATGCTGGTGGTCGGCCGGATCGTCGCCGCGCATGGAGTGCGCGGTGAGGTACGGCTGAAACCGGACACGGACCGACCGGAGATGTTGACGGCGTTGCCGCATCTTTACTTGGGCGGCAACCGTTACCAAATCCAAAGTGCGCGTTTTCATAAACAAATGCTGATTGTGCAGTTCAAAGGCATCACTGACCGCAACGCGGCGGATGCGTTAATCGGCCTTTGGGCGGAACTTCCTCGCGAAGAACTGCCGCCGCGCGCGCAAGGACAATTTTATATTGTCGATTTGGTCGGCATGGAAGTCGTCACCGAAAGCGGCACCGTGCTCGGTACCTTGCAGGATGTTTTACAGCCGGGAGCCAACGATGTGTTTGTCGTGCGCGGTGAATGCGAAGAAATTCTCGTTCCGGCGCTGAAACGTGTTGTGAGTGACATCGATCTCGATGCCAAACGACTCACGGTGACCGACGAGTTCTGGGCGAACTATCATGAAAATTGA
- a CDS encoding metal ABC transporter solute-binding protein, Zn/Mn family yields MKISWKQIATGMLAVMMLVLVGCGGTKDDTHAAAPGKLKVVATTTMLADLSRQIGGDAVEVTGLMGPGVDPHLYQASAGDVKVMTDADVVVYNGLHLEGKMGEIFSKLKQDKKATICVANNLDPSTLLQYEDDDGVQATDPHIWFDVKNWMLAAEEVCKGLAAKDPAHKDLYKANYEKYLAELKKADEYVAKRAAEIPQERRVLVTAHDAFQYFARAYGFTVKGLQGVSTEAEAGAIDVRELSDFIVAHQIRSIFVESSVPHKTIEAVQEACKAKGWDVKIGGELYSDSCGAPGTPGGDYIGMVKENIDTIVTGLK; encoded by the coding sequence ATGAAAATTAGTTGGAAACAGATCGCGACAGGTATGCTTGCGGTGATGATGTTGGTGTTGGTCGGTTGTGGCGGTACCAAAGATGATACGCATGCGGCCGCTCCGGGCAAATTAAAAGTGGTAGCGACGACGACGATGCTCGCGGATTTGAGCCGTCAGATCGGTGGCGATGCGGTAGAAGTAACCGGCTTAATGGGGCCGGGGGTGGATCCGCATTTGTATCAAGCCAGCGCCGGGGATGTCAAAGTGATGACGGATGCCGACGTCGTTGTATATAACGGCTTGCATTTGGAAGGTAAGATGGGTGAAATCTTCAGTAAGCTGAAACAGGATAAAAAGGCTACTATTTGTGTAGCAAACAACTTAGATCCGTCGACATTGCTTCAATATGAAGATGATGACGGAGTGCAGGCTACCGACCCGCATATCTGGTTTGACGTGAAGAACTGGATGCTGGCGGCGGAAGAAGTGTGCAAAGGATTGGCCGCGAAAGATCCGGCACACAAAGATTTGTACAAAGCCAATTATGAAAAATATTTGGCAGAGCTGAAAAAAGCGGACGAATATGTGGCCAAACGTGCCGCGGAAATCCCGCAGGAGCGTCGCGTTCTCGTCACGGCACATGACGCATTCCAATACTTTGCTCGGGCGTACGGATTTACGGTCAAAGGTTTACAGGGGGTCAGCACGGAAGCGGAAGCAGGCGCGATTGACGTTCGTGAATTGTCCGACTTCATCGTGGCGCACCAGATCCGTTCGATTTTCGTCGAATCATCCGTTCCGCATAAAACCATTGAGGCGGTGCAGGAAGCTTGCAAGGCAAAAGGTTGGGACGTAAAGATCGGCGGCGAATTGTATTCTGATTCGTGCGGCGCGCCGGGTACGCCGGGTGGCGATTATATCGGTATGGTCAAAGAAAATATCGATACTATTGTTACGGGCCTGAAATAA
- the rpsP gene encoding 30S ribosomal protein S16, which yields MLKIRLTRRGAKKVPFYRIVVMESSLPQSGRPADTIGYYDSVKQPAELKIDEEKALVWLAKGAQPTDTVRTLFRQQGIMAKFAELKK from the coding sequence ATGTTAAAAATTCGTTTAACCCGTCGCGGCGCGAAAAAAGTCCCGTTCTACCGTATTGTAGTCATGGAATCTTCGCTCCCGCAGAGTGGTCGTCCGGCCGACACGATCGGTTACTACGACTCGGTCAAACAACCGGCGGAGCTCAAAATTGACGAAGAAAAAGCGTTGGTATGGCTTGCTAAAGGCGCCCAGCCGACGGATACCGTACGCACATTGTTCCGGCAACAAGGCATCATGGCTAAATTTGCCGAACTGAAAAAGTAA
- the trmD gene encoding tRNA (guanosine(37)-N1)-methyltransferase TrmD: MKIDIVTLFPEFADAFFSHSIISRARQAGYLTLGTVNPRDFTDNKFRHVDDTPYGGGNGMLLQAEPIFKAVESVLPQKTPDARVILLSPTGSPFTQKKASELTRYEHLVLVCGHYEGIDARVEDHLVDESISIGDYVLTGGELPAFIVADAVARLLPGVLGTHASAFDESFIEGTLEYPQYTKPAEFRGYKVPEILLSGHHANIARWRRKQSLLRTRERRPDLWRKLVLSDTDRKLLAEEDT; this comes from the coding sequence ATGAAAATTGATATTGTCACGCTCTTTCCGGAATTTGCCGATGCTTTTTTTTCTCATAGCATTATTTCGCGAGCCCGCCAAGCGGGCTATTTGACGTTAGGTACAGTCAATCCGCGCGATTTTACGGATAATAAATTCCGGCACGTCGATGATACGCCATACGGCGGCGGCAACGGCATGCTGCTGCAAGCCGAGCCGATCTTTAAAGCGGTCGAGAGCGTTTTGCCGCAAAAAACGCCTGACGCCCGCGTGATTTTACTCAGTCCGACCGGCTCGCCTTTTACGCAAAAAAAGGCGAGCGAGCTGACGAGATACGAGCACTTGGTACTCGTCTGCGGTCATTATGAGGGCATTGACGCGCGCGTGGAAGATCATCTGGTCGACGAAAGCATTTCCATCGGCGACTACGTGCTCACGGGCGGAGAATTGCCCGCGTTCATTGTGGCGGACGCCGTGGCGCGTTTGCTGCCGGGAGTTCTCGGCACGCACGCCAGCGCGTTTGATGAATCGTTCATCGAGGGCACATTGGAATATCCGCAGTATACGAAGCCGGCGGAATTTCGCGGGTATAAAGTACCGGAAATATTGCTGTCGGGTCATCACGCCAATATCGCGCGGTGGCGTCGCAAGCAATCATTGTTGCGCACGCGTGAGCGCCGTCCCGATTTATGGCGAAAACTGGTATTAAGCGATACCGACCGAAAATTACTGGCAGAGGAAGATACTTGA
- a CDS encoding helix-turn-helix domain-containing protein translates to MDKNKFKYFAASKGITLHDLAEEMDMHPATLSKKLSGGSEFTRKEIQKYQAATDTTPYLFI, encoded by the coding sequence ATGGATAAAAACAAATTCAAATATTTTGCCGCATCAAAAGGCATTACTTTGCACGATCTTGCAGAGGAGATGGATATGCATCCGGCCACGTTAAGCAAGAAGTTATCGGGGGGTTCTGAGTTTACGAGAAAAGAGATTCAGAAATATCAAGCGGCAACCGACACTACACCATATCTTTTTATATAG
- a CDS encoding YlqD family protein, with translation MEEMILRCPVLIKSKVTQALKDNMLREVQTNLGQVEQELQQIEFQAKRLLTEQARIDAQGLINLRAQIEQNKDKLMQMKAKLTEEQKRISELEMGAEIPRGQMEQTVTVKVGDDLNKYMGAEILLEDGKIIAFRN, from the coding sequence ATGGAAGAAATGATTCTTCGCTGCCCCGTTTTGATCAAGTCCAAGGTCACGCAGGCATTGAAAGACAACATGCTGCGCGAAGTGCAAACCAACTTGGGCCAGGTCGAACAAGAATTGCAGCAGATCGAATTTCAGGCCAAACGCCTGTTAACCGAGCAGGCTCGCATTGATGCACAGGGTCTGATCAATTTGCGTGCGCAGATTGAACAGAATAAAGACAAACTGATGCAGATGAAAGCGAAGCTTACCGAAGAGCAAAAACGCATCAGCGAGCTCGAAATGGGCGCGGAAATTCCGCGCGGCCAAATGGAGCAGACCGTTACTGTCAAAGTCGGCGACGACTTGAATAAGTACATGGGAGCAGAAATTTTGCTGGAAGACGGCAAAATTATCGCGTTTCGCAACTGA
- a CDS encoding pyruvate carboxylase, whose protein sequence is MRKFKSVLVANRGEIAIRVFRACNELGIRTVAVYSKEDSLSLHRNRADEAYLVGKDKSAIDAYLDIEDIIRVAKEQEVDAIHPGYGFLAENPEFARRCEAEGIRFIGPRPEHLEMFGDKINARKQAEDAGIKMVPGSDGPVESAEDVKAFAEKVGLPIIIKAVYGGGGRGMRVVERLEDIEEAFERSTSEAQISFGNGAVYLEKYIRNPKHIEVQILGDNKGNVVHLFERDCSIQRRHQKVVEIAPAFALPLELREKICEAAVRLMKNVNYVNSGTVEFLVAPEGEFYFIEVNPRIQVEHTVTEMITDIDIVQTQIMIAEGYNFADPEIGIPEQDKIEHHGNAIQCRITTEDPENHFFPDTGKVIAYRSGGGFGIRLDAGTAYTGAVITPYYDSLLVKATTHALTHALAVKKMARVLREFRVRGVKTNIYFLLNLLAAPEFLDGTYDVNFLDSHPELFELPKPKDRGTKLLRYIADTTVNGYAHEGPQNKPDFPELAFPEANGPAPRGTKQLLDEMGPEKFAKWVQEQKEVFFTDTTYRDAHQSLFATRLRSYDILGAIGATARRLPQLFSFENWGGATFDVAYRFLDESPWDRLRRMREAAPNILFQMLTRGANTVGYTNYDETVIRHFIAQAAEHGVDVFRIFDCLNNLDHMTITIDEVRKQNKLAEVALCYTGDLLDKKRQKYDLAYYVKMAKECAAAGAHMIAIKDMAGLIKPEAAYALTAAIKDAVDLPLHLHSHEGAGNMIYSYAKAVDAGIDIIDLAMPAFSNGTSQPSMSTMWYALSDHPRQPKLDIRAVEELNQYWEGVRPYYRGVDHTSSYPNTTVYMHEMPGGQFSNLRQQAAAVGLGDRWNEVCERYAEVNMMFGDIIKVTPSSKVVGDMALFMVQNGLHERDIYERGNTLSYPKSVIEFFEGKLGTPYGGFPEKLRNVILRGRVPEGEPVPAPVDLAKVKEEMTEKGLPTRPEDVSAYTIYPDVFSQYADRYEKYGDLSVLDTPTFFFGMTRGEEIRTTIEKGKTLVIRLMSIHQPDEKGNRVVQFELNGMPREVVVHDNNLETTMTGGRKAEKSNPGEVGATLSGSVVKVLVNLGDAVEKGDPLVVTEAMKMETSITAPISGNVGDILVKAGSRIESGDLLIVIE, encoded by the coding sequence ATTCGTAAATTTAAAAGCGTACTGGTCGCCAATCGCGGTGAAATTGCGATTCGTGTCTTTCGCGCATGTAATGAGCTGGGCATTCGCACGGTCGCGGTCTACTCGAAAGAGGACTCGCTTTCCCTGCATCGCAATCGCGCCGATGAGGCGTACTTGGTAGGGAAAGATAAATCAGCGATTGACGCGTATTTGGATATCGAAGATATTATTCGCGTCGCTAAAGAGCAGGAAGTCGACGCGATTCATCCGGGCTACGGCTTTTTAGCGGAAAATCCTGAATTCGCACGGCGTTGCGAGGCGGAAGGGATTCGTTTTATCGGTCCGCGTCCGGAACATTTGGAAATGTTCGGTGATAAGATCAATGCGCGCAAGCAGGCCGAAGACGCCGGTATCAAAATGGTGCCGGGGAGCGACGGCCCGGTAGAAAGCGCGGAGGACGTCAAGGCGTTCGCGGAAAAAGTCGGTTTGCCGATCATCATCAAAGCGGTCTACGGCGGCGGCGGGCGCGGCATGCGCGTTGTCGAACGTTTGGAAGATATTGAGGAAGCGTTTGAACGCTCAACGTCGGAGGCGCAAATCAGCTTCGGTAACGGCGCGGTGTATCTCGAAAAGTACATTCGCAATCCGAAGCATATTGAGGTTCAAATTTTGGGCGACAACAAAGGTAATGTCGTGCATTTGTTTGAACGTGACTGCTCGATCCAGCGCCGCCACCAGAAAGTGGTGGAAATCGCTCCGGCCTTCGCGTTGCCGTTGGAGTTACGCGAGAAGATCTGCGAAGCGGCCGTGCGGTTGATGAAAAATGTCAATTACGTCAATTCAGGCACGGTGGAATTTTTGGTCGCGCCCGAAGGTGAATTTTATTTCATCGAAGTCAATCCGCGTATCCAGGTCGAGCATACCGTGACGGAAATGATCACGGATATCGACATCGTTCAGACGCAAATTATGATTGCGGAAGGATACAATTTCGCCGATCCGGAAATCGGGATTCCCGAGCAGGATAAAATCGAGCATCACGGTAATGCCATTCAATGCCGGATCACGACGGAAGATCCGGAAAATCATTTCTTCCCGGATACGGGGAAAGTTATCGCTTACCGCAGCGGCGGCGGCTTCGGCATTCGGCTGGATGCCGGCACGGCATACACCGGCGCGGTCATCACTCCGTACTATGATTCCTTGTTGGTGAAAGCGACCACGCATGCGCTGACGCATGCGCTGGCGGTGAAAAAGATGGCGCGCGTACTGCGGGAGTTCCGCGTGCGCGGTGTGAAAACGAATATTTATTTCCTGCTGAATTTGCTGGCGGCTCCGGAATTTTTAGACGGAACGTATGATGTGAATTTCCTTGATTCTCATCCGGAACTGTTCGAGTTGCCGAAACCGAAAGATCGCGGCACGAAATTGTTGCGCTACATCGCGGATACGACGGTCAACGGTTACGCGCATGAAGGACCGCAAAACAAACCGGATTTCCCCGAACTCGCGTTTCCGGAAGCGAACGGGCCTGCGCCGCGCGGCACAAAGCAGCTGCTCGATGAAATGGGACCCGAGAAATTCGCTAAATGGGTACAGGAGCAAAAGGAAGTATTCTTTACGGATACCACGTATCGTGACGCGCACCAGTCGCTGTTCGCGACGCGTTTGCGCAGCTACGATATTTTAGGCGCGATCGGCGCGACGGCGCGTCGTTTACCGCAACTGTTTTCCTTTGAGAATTGGGGCGGCGCGACGTTTGATGTGGCGTATCGTTTCTTGGATGAAAGTCCCTGGGATCGTTTGCGTCGCATGCGCGAAGCGGCGCCGAATATTTTGTTCCAGATGCTTACACGCGGCGCGAATACGGTAGGCTATACGAATTATGACGAAACCGTTATTCGCCACTTCATCGCGCAGGCGGCGGAACACGGCGTCGATGTTTTCCGTATCTTTGACTGCCTGAACAATCTGGATCATATGACGATTACGATTGATGAGGTGCGCAAGCAAAATAAACTCGCGGAAGTGGCGCTTTGCTACACGGGCGACCTGCTTGATAAAAAACGGCAGAAATACGATCTCGCTTACTATGTGAAAATGGCGAAAGAATGCGCGGCCGCCGGCGCTCACATGATCGCCATTAAAGATATGGCGGGGCTCATTAAGCCGGAAGCCGCCTACGCGTTGACGGCGGCGATCAAAGATGCGGTCGATTTACCGCTGCATCTGCACTCGCATGAGGGCGCGGGAAATATGATTTATTCCTACGCGAAAGCGGTTGACGCGGGCATTGATATCATCGATCTCGCGATGCCGGCATTTTCCAACGGCACGAGTCAGCCTTCGATGTCCACCATGTGGTACGCGCTGTCCGATCATCCGCGGCAGCCGAAGTTGGATATTCGCGCGGTGGAAGAATTGAACCAGTATTGGGAAGGCGTACGACCGTACTATCGCGGTGTCGATCATACCTCGTCGTATCCGAACACCACGGTTTACATGCATGAAATGCCGGGCGGACAGTTCTCGAACTTGCGGCAGCAGGCGGCGGCCGTCGGTCTCGGTGATCGCTGGAACGAGGTTTGTGAACGGTACGCCGAAGTGAATATGATGTTCGGCGATATCATCAAAGTCACGCCGTCGTCGAAAGTCGTCGGTGATATGGCGTTGTTCATGGTGCAGAACGGTTTGCATGAACGGGATATCTATGAGCGCGGCAATACGTTGAGTTATCCGAAGTCGGTTATCGAATTTTTCGAAGGCAAGTTGGGCACGCCGTACGGCGGTTTTCCGGAAAAATTACGCAACGTGATTCTGCGCGGTCGCGTGCCGGAAGGCGAACCGGTGCCGGCTCCGGTCGATTTGGCGAAAGTCAAGGAAGAGATGACGGAAAAAGGTTTGCCGACGCGACCGGAAGATGTCTCGGCTTATACCATTTATCCCGATGTCTTCAGCCAATACGCCGATCGCTATGAAAAATACGGTGATTTGTCCGTTTTGGATACGCCGACGTTCTTCTTCGGCATGACCCGCGGCGAAGAAATTCGCACGACGATTGAAAAAGGCAAGACGCTGGTCATTCGGCTGATGAGTATTCATCAACCGGACGAAAAAGGCAATCGCGTGGTGCAGTTTGAGTTGAACGGCATGCCGCGTGAAGTCGTCGTTCATGATAATAATCTGGAAACGACAATGACGGGCGGGCGCAAAGCCGAAAAATCCAATCCGGGCGAAGTCGGCGCGACGCTTTCCGGTTCGGTTGTTAAAGTTCTTGTGAACTTGGGTGATGCCGTGGAAAAAGGCGATCCTTTAGTCGTTACCGAAGCGATGAAGATGGAAACGAGCATTACCGCGCCGATCAGCGGCAATGTGGGCGATATCCTCGTCAAAGCGGGTTCGCGTATCGAATCCGGCGATTTGCTGATCGTGATTGAATAA
- a CDS encoding helix-turn-helix domain-containing protein gives MKIKDILKARRLSLGLTLEDVAAKVGVSAATISRWESGDIANMRRDRIVALSKALKISPAVIMGWDDPEDKPVAPSDRIDPEVTKMAEEVQNISDEKAKNNVIRLNRLAIKSPDKVAALLKIFEPAEPTEDMPDDDDFNE, from the coding sequence ATGAAAATAAAAGATATTCTAAAAGCTAGGCGACTCAGTCTAGGCTTGACCCTAGAAGATGTCGCAGCAAAAGTCGGCGTATCCGCGGCAACGATCTCACGGTGGGAATCGGGAGATATTGCCAACATGCGCCGCGACCGTATTGTGGCCCTATCCAAGGCACTAAAAATCAGCCCCGCAGTTATTATGGGTTGGGACGATCCTGAAGATAAACCCGTTGCTCCCTCCGACCGCATTGACCCGGAAGTTACTAAAATGGCAGAAGAAGTGCAAAACATTTCGGATGAGAAAGCAAAGAACAACGTCATACGGCTAAATAGGCTTGCGATTAAGTCCCCGGATAAAGTAGCGGCATTACTAAAAATATTTGAACCTGCAGAACCCACGGAGGATATGCCTGATGATGACGATTTCAACGAATAA